The window AATAAATTTCCATCCTAAATCCTCCCTTCCTGTTTCTTCAAATGAACAAGCGGCCTTTGCCGCTGCATCTCTGAAATGAATTTTACCCTTTTTGGAAGAGGAAATCATCTTTACCTTCATCCTTCCCCAAAATGGCTTAATACTCCAGCAAAAAACCTCCCGGTTACGGGAGGTCCGCTGCGAAGGGGGTCTCTCCCCCTCCGATCAGTTGTGTATCATCAAAAGAGACTATAGCTTCTCCACATTAAAATACTGTGCTTCCGGATGGGCAAAGACCATTGCCGAGACAGAAGCCTCCGGCTCCATCATAAAGCCATCAGTCAGATGAACGCCGATATCCTCCGGGGAGAGGAGCTTAAACAGCGGCCCCTGATCCTCAAGATCCGGACAAGCCGGATAACCGAAGGATACGCGGATCCCCTGATAGCGTGCACCATGTCTCTGCTTCATGGTCATATCGGCAGGATCAGGGAAGCCCCAGGTATCCCGCATCATATGATGGACCCGCTCGGCCAGGCCTTCGGCAACCTCCAGCGCCACGGCCTGCAGGGCGTGGGAGCGGAGATAGTCGCCTTTATCCTTCAGTTCTGTCGACATTTCACGGACCCCATGGCCCGCTGTCACGACCAGGAACCCGACGTAGTCCATAATGCCGCTATCCACGGACTTCAGGAAATCGGCGAGGCAAAGGTAAGGCTCAACATTCTGCCGCGGGAATGTAAAGGTATGCAGAATATTGGCGGTGTTCTGCGGATCGTAGATTAGAATATCATTGCCCCGGGACTGTGCCGGGAAGAACTGGTACATCGCATGAGGCGTAATCGTACCTTCAAGGATTGCCTGATGCAGAATATCGTCCACCGTTTCCTTGAGCTCTACCGTACGCGGATCCCCGGCGGCAAGCTGGGCTTCCACGGAACCGCGCAGACCCAGGTGATGGCCTAGCAGCATCTGCATATTTACATAGGGCACAATATGGCCCAGCGGATAGCTGCGCAGTACATGGCGTTCCAGATCCGGCGGGGTGAACACAGGCGCGTCTGCTGAGATCTTCGAACGGACAGCCCGGGTCAGCACCGGAAGCTCCTGCTGTGGAGCCACAGCCACAGCCGCCTCCGCTTCCTGGCGCACTTCTTCCTCGAGCTTGACCCGTTCATCCGGATTCATCAGCCGGTTAGCGATATCCAATCCATCCATGGCATCCTTGGCGTACAGGACAAGGCCATCATACTCCGGGCGGATGCGTGTCTTGGTGAATTTACGTGTCAGCGCCGCACCGCCTACCATAATTGGCACATCTATTCCTGCAGAACGCAGATCCTGAGCGGTGGTGACCATCTGCTGCGCCGATTTGACTAAGAGGCCCGAGAGCCCAATCGCATCGGCCTTTTCCCGCCGGAATGCTTCAATGATATTCTCCGGTGGTACCTTTATACCCAGATTGATGATCTCATAACCGTTGTTGGACAGGATAATCTCCACCAGGTTTTTGCCGATATCATGCACATCCCCTTTGACGGTGGCCAGCATAATCTTCCCCTTCACAGAGGTCTCATCCTTCTGCATAAATTGCTCCAGATGTCCGACAGAAGCCTTCATCACTTCAGCGCTTTGCAGTACCTCGGCAACGATCAATTCATTGTTATTAAACAATCTTCCAACCTCGGACATTCCGGCCATTAGCGGACCATTGATGATATCCAGCGGGCCGTTTTTCGTCAAGGCTTCATTCAAATCAGGAATCAAACCTTCCTTGGTGCCTTCAACAACGTAAGAGGCGAGCCGTTCCTCCAGCGAAAGATTGGATATCTTCTCTTTCTTCTCCACTTTCTTCTCACGAAAAGCAGCAACGAACGCCGCCAGCGTCTCGTCATTGGTGTTGTAGATCAATTCCTCGGCCAGATGGCGCTCTTCTTCCGGAATGGAGGCATACCGTTCAACCTTCTCCGTATTTACAATCGCATAATCCAGTCCGGCCTTGGTGCATTCATACAGAAAGACTGAGTTCAGGACCTCGCGTCCAGCTTCCGGAAGCCCGAACGAAACGTTACTGATCCCCAGAATCGTATGCACTGCAGGTAAAGCTTCCTTGATCAGGCGGATGCCATCAATCGTTTCTTTGGCGGAGCCGATATACTGCTCATCTCCGGTACCCACAGGAAACACTAGCGTATCAAAGATCAGATCCTCTGCAGCCAGTCCGTACTTGTTCACCAGCAGATCATAGGAGCGTTTGGCAACCTCCAGCTTGTCTGACGCTTTGATCGCCTGTCCGGTTTCATCAATCGTCCCAACGACAATTGCCGCCCCGTATTTATGGATCAGCGGAGTTACCAGCTCGAACTTTTCTTCACCATCTTCAAGGTTAATGGAGTTAATAATCGCCTTTCCCTGGCAATATTGCAGCGCAAGATCGATCACCTTGGGATCGGTGGTATCGATCATCAGCGGAACCTTTACCTTTTTGACTACCAGTTCCAGAAATTGCTTAATGTCTTCGCTCTCATCGCGGTCCGGGTCCTGCACACAGACATCGATCACCTGCGCACCGCTCTTAACCTGAGCACGGGCTATTTCCGAAGCTTCCTCATATTTGCCTTCCACGATCAGACGTTTGAATTTCCGCGAGCCCAGCACGTTCGTGCGTTCACCGACCATGTAAGGACGATTGTCACTCTCTACATACACAGGCTCAATCCCTGACAATGCCGGAGGGTGAGATCCATCCAGCTTGCGGGGTTCGAAGGTTGTTAGCAGTTCGGCCATTGCCCGGATATGATCCGGAGTTGTTCCGCAGCAGCCCCCGGCGATATTCAGCCAGCCCTTTTCAGCAAAGCCTGCCAGCTTACGGGCCAGTGAATCCGGAGATTCATGATAGTTCCCGTTCTCATCCGGCAATCCGGCATTCGGATAACAGCTCACAGCCGCCGAAGAAATCGCTGACAGTGAGCGGATATGATCGCGCATGAACTCCGGTCCTGTCGCACAGTTAAGTCCGATGGAGATCGGCTTCAGGTGCTCAAGCGAGATGTAAAAGGCTTCAATATTCTGACCCGCCAGGGTTGTTCCCATCGGTTCAATCGTTCCCGAGATCATAACAGGCAGTGTAATTCCCGTCTGCTCAAAAGCATTTTTGATCCCGATACTGCCTGCCTTCACATTTAATGTATCCTGGGAAGTCTCCAGCAGCAGAGCATCCACTTTCCCGTCAATAAGTGCAACAGCCTGCTCCTGATAGCTGCTAACCAGCTCTTGAAAAGTCACACCTCCGGTCACGGAGAGCGTCTTCGTGGTTGGCCCCATTGCGCCGATCACATAACGGGGATGTTCAGGCGTATCGTATTTGTCTACGGCGTTCCGGGCAAGTCTTGCTGCCTCCAGATTAATCTCCCGTGCCCGCTGAGGAATATCATATTCAGCAAGCACCACAGAAGTCGCCCCAAATGTGTTTGTCTCGATTAGATCCGCGCCGGCTTCAAGATATTTCTCATGAATATCCTGAATCACCTCAGGACGGGTAAGCACCAGCATTTCATTACAGCCATCCAAGTCTTCTCCGCCAAAATCCTCACCGGTAAGGGGCACTTGTTGAATCATTGTACCCATTGCTCCATCTAAAATCAGTATGCGCTGCTGCAAGCTTTCAGCAAGTGTATATTTAGCCACTTCATATCCCCCCAGAAAAACGTTAGAGTAAGTTTAGCAGAATAAAGCAAAATCGGAAAGCCTTCCTTTCCACTCTGCATAATTGTTATTATTTGTAGGCTATCCTCTTGAACATTATCAAGGTAATACAGTGAGTTCTTTTCTCGGCATGGAATGCTGTGTGCGGGCCGTTACATGCGATGTAACGCTATATTCGCCCTCTTGAGCAAAGCTGCCTTCAGCCTCATATGTACCGCTCCCGGAGGATGTTCCTTTCAGCTCCAGCTTTATAGATCCATCGTTTGTGTTCACGATTTCAAAGAGCACTTCTTTGGCATCATCTACCGCTTCACCCGCCTGCGTCACCACCGCTTTAAAGCTCACCGGCTCATTTACCTTGCCTTGCTCCGGACTCCAGCTCAGCTCGACCTTAATGGGCTCCATAGAGACATTGTCTGCAGCGTGCATATGGTTATGCTCTGCACTGTTTTCGGAACATCCTCCTAGTGTTGACATCATAACAATAAATAATATTGCAATGAACTGCTTAGGTTTGATCATCGGGCATCCTCCAGTCGGATAGTCGGGTTCCTTATGAAGCTTACAGCGCGAGTAATCCATTCTTTCTCTATTATACACATAATATTCACTTTTTCAGAGAATGACTACCTCTTCACACATATTCATAGCATACAAAAAACCGGCTCCCTATCGGGAGACCGGTTCTGAAAGAATTGTTATAGCGATTGTACCAGCGGAAGAAGCTCGGAGAGATGCCCGATCTGATAGTCCGGCCGAATCTCCGGATTAGCTTTTTTACCCGTCCGGTTAATCCAGACCGTGGTAAGACCTGCAGTCAGACCGCCTAGAATATCCGTCGTAAGCTTATCACCGACCATAACTCCTTGTTCCGGAGCAATGTCCAGCAGATCAAGCGCATGTACGAAAATATCCTTGTCCGGCTTACCTTTACCAAAGCTCCCTGAGATGACCACATGATCAAAATAAGGGATAAGCTCCGGAACACCGTCCAGTTTCTCCTGCTGAAGAGCAGGACACCCGTTTGTGAGCAGTAACAGCTTCACCTTACCGCGGAGCTCATCCAACACTTGCAGCGTTTCTTCATACATATAAGGCCGCTTCCGGCGTTCCTCGGCAAATTTGGCGGCTAGTTGTTCAGCCAGTGCTTCATCATTGACTCCAACGGAAGCCAGGCCGCGGCGCCAGGATTCTTTGCGGTATGCCGGAGCAAGCTGCTCCAGTTGCCGGAATTCCGGCTGCTCCCCGGCTGTAAAATTCGCCCATAGCGCTTCGAAAGGATTGATTCCGATCATCTTCGTAAATGGAAACGTCTCATAAGTCTCGTAAAGGCTTCTGGCTTCCCTGCGGACAGCTGCTTCCAGCTCTAAAGGGTCAACATCGTTTCCTGCTGCTTCGCAGGCCGCGCGAAAAGCTTCTTCAACGCTCCGTTCATCCCAGAGCAGTGTATCGTCAAGGTCAAATAGTACGGCGGTAATCGGCATAATAACGCTCCCTCTCCCTATGCTGGTCTATCTTGCTACTCGTACACTACTTCAATATTATTAGCTTTTGCGAACTCTGTAAGGCGTTCACCCATTGCCGCCGTGTCATAACGGTTCAGGAATCTGGAGAACACCCATTGCTTGCGCTTGCCTTTATATTTAAGGGAAACCATACTGCGGGACACAATAATCTTCTCAATCTCTGATGCCTGCAGCCAGCGTTCACGATTATATTTAATAGTAGAAACCCTGGCACGTTCAACCTTCAGGTATGGACGGCGGAAGAACAGAAGTGCAGCCAGTAAAAAGTAAAGAACAACACCCAGCCAGTTGGCGAGAACACCGCTGCCTCTAGCATCATCAACAGAACCGACTACCCAAAACATGATGCCGAGGAGCAGCAGAACTATTGGAAATACGATATTGCGGCCTTTAAAGATATCGCTCTCTTTGGCAGCTGACGCTGATTTTGAAGCATAGATGGTTTCTTTACCTTGCTTCTTCCGTTGCTTATTGACTTGCTGTGTGTTGCGTTGAACCATTCTTTCCCAAGAACGGGCCATGTGAGTTCCCCCTAGTCGTCCTAAAATATCTATGACAAAGGCACCGGACTAATGTTTAAGCCCCTTGTTGCCTTGATCATCGTTATCCACGATTTCAATCGTATCAAGCTGTGCACGGAAGTTGCTGCGGATGTTGCCCAGATAGATCTCGCGGAGCTTAGCGCGTTCTGCTAATTCCTCTTCATTCAGGCCGCTGCTTTTCTGTTTGCGAGCCAATTCATTGATGCGTGCGACCAATTCGTCTATATTCAATGCTTTCCCCTCCCCTATAAATTCATTCTAACTTTGCCATGAGAAAAAGAGCTTGTCAAGGTCTCCTCCCTGAAAGCTCTTCATGTTATTCTATCGTGTTGAAATTACAGTTAATATACAGGCAAGGTCAGCACATCTCCGGCCTGGATGTCACTGCTCTTCAGTCCACTTGTTTCTTTAATTCCTTCTATATATACGACAGTCCTCATGTTATCCGGTTTATGTTCACGTGCAATGCTCCAAAGCGTGTCACCGCGTTCAACAACTACCCGCTTACCTTCTGTCATAGAGGACACCGATCCGGCAAAAACATTTCCTACAACTGTAAAACCTGAAACTACGAGCATAAACACTAAGGCTAGCTTTATAAAGTTATCTTTCACAAATACCTTCATCAGCATACTGAATAAGGACGCTGCAGAATCCTTTAGACTTGAAACATAAGTTGAAGCAGAATCATCTCCGGCAGACTGAACCTCACGGGCTTCATCGTAGATGCTGCGGTATGTACTGTATTTTAACATTATCATCGACCTCCAAACACTTGTTCTTAATTTCAAAAATAATATAACACGAACAAGTGTTTTGATCAATAGTTTTTTCGAACAATTGTTCCCCTAAATTTATTAGCCAGCTTTAGGGTCATTTTCACCTGTTACTATGCCTTTTTGAAAATTTTAGAACTTATGTTTGTACGAACGGAAGTTCTATGTTATAATTTTCCCAAACATACTATATGGGGTTGATTCCAATGTCAAAGATTTCGAGTCGTCAGCTGGCGATCCTGGAATTTATACGTAACGAAGTCCGCAGCAAGGGTTATCCTCCGTCTGTCCGGGAAATTGGGGAAGCTGTCGGTCTTGCATCCAGCTCCACAGTACATGGTCATTTGGATCGTCTTGAGAAGAAGGGCCTTATCCGTCGTGACCCTACGAAGCCGCGTGCGATAGAACTGCTTGGACAGGAAGATTCTGAGAATGTACATCAATTTGTACAAACAGTAACCCGTATTCCTGTTGTAGGTAAAGTCACCGCCGGGGTGCCTATTACAGCTACAGAGAATATTGAAGACTATTTTCCACTACCTAGCCATTATGTAGGAGACAACAAAGTTTTCATGCTCTCTGTACTCGGAGACAGCATGGTGGATGCGGGAATTATGAACGGCGACTATGTTATTGTCCGCCAGCAGCAGACAGCAGATAATGGAGATATCGTCGTTGCGATGACTGAAGAAGATGAAGCTACTGTTAAGACATTCTACAAAGAACGAGACCATATCCGCCTGCAGCCGGAGAATCCGGCTTATGAACCGCTCCGCTTGAACCGTGTTACCATTTTAGGCAGAGTCATTGGACTTTTCCGTGATATCCACTAGAATTACCCCTCCCAAAAGCTGTTTCGCCTTCCAGGTGGAACAGCTTTTTTCCATTTTATTATGCCCCTCGATCCTCTAAGAACCCTTGTTCCCTATAAGGAAATTCGTCACCACTAATCTCTTATAACGGGAACCCCCGCAGCATTCCACACATATCCTGGTAGCAAAGGAGTGCTGATGACTTTGCCCAATTACCGGATAATTGTTGATCTGTCGCAGCGCATGCTGTATTTACTGGATAACGACATTGTGACCCGTGGTTTTCCCGTTGGAATCGGCACCATGCTGACAGTTTCACCTACAGGCGAGTATACCATCATTAACAAGCAGCCCAATCCCGGCGGGCCTTTTGGCGCCTTTTGGATGGGGCTGTCTAAACCGCATTACGGCATTCACGGAACGAATGACCCTGCTTCGATCGGTCATAGGGTCTCCCACGGTTGCATACGGATGTATAATACTGATGTTCTCGCTTTATCTCGTATAGTCCCCATTGGCACGCGTGTAACGATTAGGGAGTAAAGCTATTCATAATTCGCACGTTAGTCCATGTCAAAAGAACACCTCTACCCGCGCTTGTACGGGAAGAGGTGTTCTTCATTTATTCATATGATGTGCAAACAGATTATTAGGGCTATCCCCAACAAGAGCTCCGGCTACAGCACACTGCGCAAGAGTCTGATCGCGATTCGGTTTAGGCGCAATGCTTCCCGGATCGATACACGAGCTGCCAGCAATTCGCGTCTGGCCCGGCTTGGATTGGGTACTCTGCGCAGATTCTCATTAATCTCTTCAAGTCTTTCCAATAAAATGGACCTTTGCGCCAACAATGCTCGAATCGCTCTTCGGATTCTTAACCGTTCTGTTTCTGTCATAATTCCACCTCTTTTACGTTTGATAGTATAAGAGATGCAATTCTGGCTTCATCGGTTTGTGTGAACTGGCATTTGTTATTTTTTGGGCAGACGCACCCGGAATTCATACTCCGTACGTTTATAGGCCATTCCCGCCAGCATGATATAATCTGGTGTCCATTTTTGCAGAGGTCCTGCGTAATCAGCGATAACATGCGGCTTTCCGTCTAGCATCTGTACTACGTATATATTCGCCTCAGCGAGCGCAGCAGTGAAAAGGTCCGCATCGCTTACCAGCACCTTATAAGTCGCATTCAATACGGTCCCTCCTTATTGGCTGATTCATATTTAGCGCGGATTTCAAGGTTTTTGGAATAATTGTACAGGTCAAGGGCCGTTATCCCTCTGCGTGCAAGCTTAACAAACAACACAAAAGCGTAGATACACGCCACAGCAGATACCAGCCAGATCAACACGGCAAACACTCCGAATCCACTCAGAAAATAAGCCCCTGGGGTTACACTCATCGTTCATCTACTCCTTCGGCAAGCCATACAATGGCCTGTAAATGATATTTATATCTATCTGACATAGCCATGGTTCGTCTAACGGCCATGATAGAAAGGAAATAACAATAGTGCAAGGCCAATAACTGCAAAAATCCCTGTGCCGATAGCAGAAAAGATAAAATATGCTTGTGGCGGCTCTTTGAAAGCTTTCCAGCCTTGGGTAATCTGCCAAAAATAGCGCGGTTTAATCGTAGCAAATAACGCCGTTCCCGTCCAAAGTACAAGAAACGCGGTCATAAACCAGGCAATTCCTGCAGGCATCCTTACCACTCCCATTCTAAATTACAGGCTATTGTCCCTACCGTTTATTCACATGATGTGAAGCTTATTTCTCAGCCATTCCAATATAATCCAAATGTGAATGGCTGTAAATGAGAAATCAACTAACCCATGTATACGAAAAGGCATTACCATGAGCTTCTCCCGTTAAAGGAACCCCTCTGATAATGCCTTATTTTATCCGTTCCGGAATTTACTCCGCAAACTATAAACCGCATTCAACTATAGCATAGAAAAGAATCAAAACCACGATGGTCAAGGATGAGGCGAACGACAACCACGTAAAAAAATGTTTCCAGTAGTTATTTTTCATCTGACTTGTATACCACCAATATTGTGCTCCGCTGGTGCTCTGCACCGTCACGCGAAGATTTGACTACTGAGCCATAACAGATGTTAACTACCTGCTCTTCACGTAACCCCTTGAGGAATTCATTCGCCTTGTTCTCCGCATAAAAATTATCGCCGTCCACAAATTCTTTTACCTGTATCATAATATCCTCCTTTAATTGCATTCATTTAACTGCATCAAGCTCATATGGGAATCCCTATATTTAAAAGCGACGAAATGCACATGGCTCATCACCCCTTGGCTAACATTTAATGTAAAATCCATCCAAACGAACAGCAAGGCACTCCGCAGCTATCTGCGAAATGCCTTACTATCAGCCTAGCTTACCATTCCATCTGACATTAATCAAACTTTATTTACTCAATTTTTCCAATTTAAGTGACAGAAAAAAGTAGAATCGTGTTGCTAAAGCATACATCCATTTTTAGGAATCTTTATAAACTGCAACAATTCTATCTTAAGTTGGAAATAATGCATAATAGATTATAATATAATAAAAATTATCAGGAGGATTTCTCTATGCCCAGTTATTATTTTAAAGAAATATGGACTCCTCTAAAGTTGGTTGGGATCAAGTTTTTTCGGGACGACGAGCTAAGGCTTTGGGTTAAATTATGGTCAAGAAAGCGTACGCTGCTTCGTTAAGTTAATATTTGGTCTCATCGCTATCCAGCCGTGAGAACACCTCTAAATCCACTACGCCATGTCCTTTCCAGACCTGACCTTGCCGGATCGTGCCTTCTTGTCTAAAATAATTCCTCAGCAGCACCTTCTGGGATTTGATATTCTCCGGCATTACAAAGGCTTGAATACGATTGATCCCTAACTCCTTGAACAAATATTCCGTTATCGCCTGAACTGCTTCTGTGGCAATCCCCTGACCCCAAAATTTATCGTCAAGCCTGTAACCTATGGTGATCATATTTACGTCCTGCACATAATCAAATATTTCTGCCACGCCAACAATACGTTCAGGCTCTTTGTTCAAGCAGATTCCCAGGAAAATCGTCTTCTTCTTAAGAAAATCTCTTTCAAAATGTCCTATCATATTGGCCACTGTCTCTTTGTTTTTCTTCAGCATTACTGGTGAATGCACAAACAGCTTTTCATTGCTATAGATGTCAAACAGCTCGTCGAGATCAGAATCAGTTATTTTTCTTAATGTAATTGCTGCAGATTCAATTCGTGGAAATTGTTCAAATGGGCTTTTACTCATTTATCCCGCGCCTCTCCGTTTAAAGTCTCATCAAAGTCTAAGTGCAGTAAATTTACCATAAATCTCTATAATTTTCTATGTATTGTAACTAATCGCCAAAAAAAGAATGAGGTACCTCTTAGGCAGCAAAAACAAAAGGTCCTGCACCAATAGCCATATAATCTTTTCTGGGACACCTCTTTTTTTGAGTAGGATCGGCTTGTGCACTTAGGTGGACGCTGCGCAAACGGGCCGTTGTTCCAATCGCTTTGGTCTCCAGATTTTTCTCATTCCCCTTAGCGGTGAAAATCCGGTGACCAAGGCGGCCGCTACCGCTTTTCCACAATCAGTCCGTCCTCTCCGCTGTTTAAGCGGGATATGAAATTCCACTTTATATGAAATCCATCCTCGAATAGTCCTCACAATTTTGCGGGCAATTTGTGGGCACCGTCATATTAAGGGCTCATAGCACCCCCTACGCCCACACAAAAAACCCCCGACGCCAGAGGCGCCAGGGGTTGCTTGCAACTAGTAAAGAGTCATGTACTGAGCTCTTTCCCACTCGTGAACCTGGGTACGATAGATGTCCCATTCGATTTCCTTCAGTTCATAGAAGTGAGCCAAAGCATGTTCACCAAGGGCTTCAGTGATGACATGGCTGCGGATCATTTCATTTAGTGCTTCTTTCAGATCGGACGGCAAGCTTGGAATGCCTTCTTCAATCCGCTCTTCCTCAGACATCACATAGATGTTCCGGTCGATTGGAGCCGGAAGATCAAGCTGGCGCTTGATTCCGTCAAGACCTGCCTTCAACATTACAGCAAGTGCAAGATACGGGTTAGCTGCAGGGTCCGGATTGCGGACTTCAATGCGTGTACTGAGTCCTCTGGAAGCCGGAATACGAATCATCGGGCTGCGGTTGCTCGCAGACCAGGCTACGTAACAAGGGGCTTCATAACCGGGAACCAGACGTTTGTAAGAGTTCACTGTCGGATTCGTGATGGCGGCAAAAGCACGTGCGTGCTTCAGGATACCAGCCATGTAATACCGTGCAGTTTTGCTCAGGCCGAGCGTATCACTTTCATCATAGAATACATTCTCATTGCCTTTGAACAAGGATTGGTGGGCATGCATCCCGGATCCGTTCATACCAAATAGAGGCTTAGGCATAAAAGTAGCATGCAGGCCGTGCTGACGGGCAACCGTCTTCACAACGAGCTTGAAGGTTTGAATTTGGTCAGCGGCTTTGATCGCATCCGCATATTTGAAGTCAATTTCATGCTGGCCGGAAGCCACTTCGTGGTGAGAAGCTTCAATTTCGAAGCCCATTTCTTCAAGAGTCAATACGATTTCGCGGCGGCAGTTCTCCCCAAGATCCATCGGCGCCAAATCGAAATATCCACCCTGGTCATTCAATTCTGTAGTAGGATTACCCTTCTCATCGGTTCTGAACAGGAAAAATTCCGGCTCTGGTCCAACGTTCATGGCAGTGTAGCCCATTTCTTCTGCTTCCTCAAGACAGCGTTTGAGAATGCCGCGCGGATCGCCGGCAAACGGTGTTCCATCAGGCATGTACACATCACAAATCAGACGTGCTACCCGGCTGTCCGTCACCCAAGGGAAAATCACCCATGTGCTGAGGTCCGGATAGAGATACATGTCAGATTCCTCAATACGCACATAACCTTCAATGGACGATCCATCGAACATCATTTTATTGTCGAGCGCTTTTTCAAGCTGGCTTACAGGAATCTCAACGTTTTTGATCGTTCCGAGCAGGTCGGTGAATTGCAGGCGAATAAAACGGACGTTTTCTTCCTTGGCGATGCGGATAATATCCTCTTTAGAAAAGCTCACTTTACCCTCTCCCTTTCAACTCTCTTTGGTTGTTGTTTATTTATTAAAAAACCGGGATAGCTCGCCTTGAATAAGAGATACTTGTCCCGGTCTTTTACCCGAAACCAGTTCCTGCTTAAGCAAACGGTGAAGCTGTGAATCAGACAACTCTCTACGGCGAACCTCTGTGTCAGGGGTAATTACCGTAGCTTCTTCGGATTCCTTCGAGACAGGGTTCATTACCTGCTTAATGCCGGCAATATTAACGCCTTTCTCAATTAATGCTTTGATTTCCAATAGGCGCTCTACATCATTAAATGAGAACAAACGCTGGTTGCCGGAAGTGCGTGCGGGCACGATCAGGCTGTGTTGCTCATAATAACGAATTTGTCTAGCAGATAAATCGGTTAGCTTCATTACGATTCCTATAGGAAATAATGCCATATTTCTGCGGATTTCATCACCCATGACTCATCCAACCTTCCAATGATCTTTTTCTCATCTCATTGTACATTTCTTAATTTGGCGTGTCAATGGTATGTTAGT of the Paenibacillus pedocola genome contains:
- a CDS encoding MerR family transcriptional regulator produces the protein MGDEIRRNMALFPIGIVMKLTDLSARQIRYYEQHSLIVPARTSGNQRLFSFNDVERLLEIKALIEKGVNIAGIKQVMNPVSKESEEATVITPDTEVRRRELSDSQLHRLLKQELVSGKRPGQVSLIQGELSRFFNK
- the glnA gene encoding type I glutamate--ammonia ligase; this encodes MSFSKEDIIRIAKEENVRFIRLQFTDLLGTIKNVEIPVSQLEKALDNKMMFDGSSIEGYVRIEESDMYLYPDLSTWVIFPWVTDSRVARLICDVYMPDGTPFAGDPRGILKRCLEEAEEMGYTAMNVGPEPEFFLFRTDEKGNPTTELNDQGGYFDLAPMDLGENCRREIVLTLEEMGFEIEASHHEVASGQHEIDFKYADAIKAADQIQTFKLVVKTVARQHGLHATFMPKPLFGMNGSGMHAHQSLFKGNENVFYDESDTLGLSKTARYYMAGILKHARAFAAITNPTVNSYKRLVPGYEAPCYVAWSASNRSPMIRIPASRGLSTRIEVRNPDPAANPYLALAVMLKAGLDGIKRQLDLPAPIDRNIYVMSEEERIEEGIPSLPSDLKEALNEMIRSHVITEALGEHALAHFYELKEIEWDIYRTQVHEWERAQYMTLY